A genomic stretch from Synechococcales cyanobacterium T60_A2020_003 includes:
- the apcB gene encoding allophycocyanin subunit beta → MQDAITSVINSSDVQGKYLDGAAMDKLKSYFSTGALRVRAATAISANAAAIVKEAVAKSLLYSDVTRPGGNMYTTRRYAACIRDLDYYLRYATYAMLAGDPSILDERVLNGLKETYNSLGVPIGSTVQAIQAMKEVTASLVGADAGKEMGVYFDYISSGLS, encoded by the coding sequence ATGCAAGACGCAATTACTTCTGTTATCAACTCTTCCGACGTTCAGGGTAAGTACCTTGACGGCGCTGCGATGGATAAGCTGAAGAGCTACTTCTCCACGGGTGCATTGCGCGTTCGTGCGGCAACCGCTATCAGCGCTAATGCAGCAGCTATCGTTAAGGAAGCAGTTGCTAAGTCCCTGCTATACTCCGACGTTACCCGTCCCGGTGGAAACATGTACACCACCCGTCGCTATGCTGCTTGCATCCGCGACCTCGACTACTACCTCCGCTATGCAACCTATGCAATGCTAGCTGGCGATCCGTCCATCCTGGATGAGCGCGTTCTCAACGGTTTGAAGGAAACCTACAACTCCTTGGGTGTACCCATCGGTTCTACCGTTCAAGCAATCCAAGCGATGAAGGAAGTAACCGCTAGCCTGGTAGGCGCTGACGCTGGTAAAGAAATGGGCGTTTACTTCGACTACATCTCCTCTGGCTTGAGCTAG
- a CDS encoding phycobilisome rod-core linker polypeptide — MSVKASGGSSVARPLLYQTLPVSTISQAEQQDRFLGLGELSELSSFFGSGLKRLEISEILTRNSELIVSRAANRIFVGGSPIAFLEKPKDDEPVLMTVGGVEMNTTEAMKLGTTTYVESKSSGGGIFDGLRSLFTVTGGGPIPPGFRPINVSRYGPRNMQKSLRDLSWFLRYVTYAIVAGDPNIIAVNVRGLREIIENACSGEATIVALQEMRIAALGYFRQDADAAAIVAQYFDVLLTEFKAPTPSDKLRQRPSADQQGLQLPQIYFNAAERRPKFVMKPGLSASEKNDVVKAAYRQVFERDITRAYSLAISDLESKVKNNEISMKEFIRRLAKSPLYRKNFYEPYINSRALELAFRHILGRGPSSREEVQKYFSIVSSGGLPALVDALVDSQEYADYFGEETVPYLRGLGQEAQECRNWGPQQDLFKYSAPFRKVPQFITTFAAYNQPLPDQHPYGAGNDPLEIQFGAIFPKETRNPNSSPAFFGKDTRRILINRGPGINNQLSNPGARGVNPGSLGPKVFKLEQIPTKKNLSIKYTESSTQAVIRAAYLQVFGRDLYEGQRLKVAEIKLENGEITIRGFIRQLAKSETFRKMYWSSLYIMKAVEYIHRRLLGRPTYGRQETNRYFDICAKQGFYALVDAIIDSPEYSEAFGEDVVPYERYVTPAGLALRSLRAGSIGFTGALVKPEEPTPKFIELGTPAGGDRSQPDVDFRLAQGVSKRREQRKIFKLTSTVDKTQVNGVIGAAYRQIFERNIDPYIIENEFSVLESKLGNGEITVKEFIEGLGCSKLYIREFYTPYPNTKVIELGTKHFLGRAPKDQAEIRKYNQILAAEGLRGFIGAMVNSMEYLQTFGEDVVPYNRFPTLPAANFPNTERLYGQLTKQNSDLVVPSFTPVVPRMGVPATVSLTNGNPLYVDLGRTPGNDAIAPVVSQPTRIHRRTANMSGADVEALIQAVYRQVMDVYSEEIPSELRVFDLDNQFRVGTLSVRSFVEELISSEVYRRRFYAAYPTEKVAEFLLRHLLGRAPMSADELTALSQTITQQSVAAAANSIVNGTEYATYFGLDTVPYKRF, encoded by the coding sequence ATGAGTGTAAAGGCAAGTGGTGGAAGCTCTGTTGCACGTCCGCTGCTATACCAGACCCTACCCGTTTCAACTATTTCTCAGGCTGAACAGCAAGACCGATTCCTCGGTCTCGGCGAATTGTCGGAACTTTCGAGTTTCTTCGGTTCAGGGCTGAAGCGCCTAGAAATTTCAGAAATTCTTACAAGAAATTCCGAATTGATTGTTTCGCGGGCTGCGAACCGAATTTTTGTTGGGGGATCGCCCATCGCGTTTCTAGAAAAGCCTAAAGATGACGAGCCTGTGCTCATGACGGTGGGTGGTGTTGAAATGAACACCACAGAAGCCATGAAGCTAGGAACAACAACCTACGTAGAAAGCAAGAGTAGCGGTGGTGGCATCTTTGATGGCTTGCGATCGCTCTTTACAGTAACGGGCGGTGGCCCCATCCCCCCTGGTTTTCGCCCCATTAACGTCAGCCGCTATGGCCCCCGCAACATGCAGAAATCCCTGCGTGACCTGAGCTGGTTCTTGCGCTATGTGACCTACGCGATCGTTGCTGGTGACCCCAACATCATCGCGGTCAACGTCCGTGGACTGCGAGAAATCATTGAAAACGCCTGCTCTGGAGAGGCAACCATTGTTGCGCTGCAAGAAATGCGGATAGCGGCACTGGGCTATTTCCGCCAAGATGCTGATGCCGCCGCGATTGTGGCTCAGTATTTTGACGTTCTACTCACCGAGTTCAAGGCTCCAACGCCCTCTGATAAGTTGCGTCAGCGTCCCAGTGCTGATCAGCAGGGTCTACAGCTTCCTCAAATCTATTTCAATGCAGCAGAGCGTCGGCCTAAGTTCGTGATGAAGCCTGGGCTGTCTGCCTCTGAAAAGAACGACGTAGTAAAAGCAGCCTATCGTCAAGTCTTCGAGCGAGACATCACTAGAGCCTATTCACTCGCCATCTCCGACCTTGAGTCGAAGGTAAAAAACAACGAAATCTCGATGAAGGAGTTCATCCGTCGGCTTGCCAAATCGCCGCTGTACCGGAAGAACTTCTACGAGCCTTACATTAACAGCCGTGCGCTTGAGCTGGCATTTCGTCACATTCTTGGTCGTGGTCCTAGCAGCCGCGAGGAAGTCCAGAAGTACTTCTCGATCGTGTCCTCTGGTGGTCTACCCGCGCTCGTGGATGCCCTTGTAGACTCCCAGGAATACGCAGATTACTTTGGTGAAGAAACCGTTCCGTATCTGCGCGGTCTGGGTCAGGAAGCTCAGGAGTGCCGGAACTGGGGACCTCAGCAAGACCTGTTTAAGTACAGCGCACCCTTCCGCAAAGTTCCTCAATTCATCACGACCTTTGCAGCCTACAACCAGCCGCTACCCGATCAACACCCCTACGGTGCTGGCAACGATCCCCTGGAAATCCAGTTTGGCGCGATTTTCCCAAAAGAAACCCGCAACCCGAATTCCAGCCCTGCCTTCTTTGGTAAGGACACCCGCCGGATCTTGATCAACCGTGGCCCTGGCATTAATAACCAGCTCAGCAATCCAGGTGCACGTGGCGTTAATCCGGGTTCTCTCGGTCCCAAGGTCTTCAAGCTGGAGCAAATTCCAACCAAGAAGAACCTCAGCATCAAGTACACCGAAAGCTCGACCCAAGCGGTGATTCGGGCGGCGTATTTGCAGGTCTTTGGTCGTGACCTATACGAAGGGCAACGGCTCAAGGTTGCGGAAATTAAGCTAGAAAACGGTGAAATCACCATTCGTGGATTTATCCGTCAACTCGCGAAGTCGGAAACCTTCCGCAAGATGTACTGGTCGTCTCTCTACATCATGAAGGCGGTTGAATATATTCACCGTCGCCTGTTAGGACGTCCCACCTACGGTCGTCAGGAAACCAACCGCTACTTTGACATCTGTGCGAAGCAGGGCTTCTATGCACTCGTTGATGCCATTATTGATAGCCCAGAGTACAGTGAAGCGTTTGGCGAGGATGTGGTTCCCTACGAGCGCTATGTCACTCCGGCTGGTTTAGCCCTGCGATCGCTCCGGGCTGGCAGCATTGGCTTTACGGGTGCCCTCGTGAAGCCGGAAGAACCCACGCCGAAGTTTATCGAACTGGGAACTCCGGCTGGTGGCGATCGCTCTCAGCCTGATGTTGATTTCCGTTTAGCTCAAGGGGTTAGCAAGCGTCGCGAACAGCGCAAGATCTTCAAGCTCACCAGTACCGTTGATAAAACTCAGGTGAATGGGGTGATTGGTGCAGCCTATCGCCAAATCTTTGAACGCAACATTGATCCGTACATCATTGAGAACGAGTTCTCGGTTCTGGAGAGCAAGTTAGGCAACGGCGAAATCACGGTTAAAGAATTCATCGAAGGGCTAGGCTGCTCGAAGCTCTATATCCGCGAGTTCTACACACCGTACCCGAACACCAAGGTGATTGAACTGGGAACCAAGCACTTCCTGGGTCGCGCACCGAAGGATCAGGCAGAGATTCGTAAGTACAACCAAATCCTGGCAGCCGAGGGTCTTCGCGGCTTCATCGGTGCGATGGTGAACAGCATGGAGTACCTACAAACCTTTGGTGAAGATGTGGTTCCCTACAACCGCTTCCCCACCTTGCCTGCGGCGAATTTCCCCAATACTGAGCGCCTCTACGGTCAACTCACGAAGCAAAACAGCGACTTGGTTGTTCCAAGCTTCACTCCTGTGGTTCCCCGCATGGGTGTTCCCGCAACCGTCTCGCTGACGAACGGTAACCCCCTCTACGTCGATCTCGGTCGTACCCCTGGAAATGATGCGATCGCACCCGTAGTGTCCCAACCTACCCGGATTCACCGCAGAACAGCCAATATGTCCGGTGCTGACGTTGAGGCTCTCATTCAAGCCGTTTATCGTCAGGTCATGGATGTGTACTCCGAGGAGATTCCGTCTGAACTGCGAGTGTTTGATCTAGATAACCAGTTCCGGGTTGGCACTTTGTCTGTCCGAAGCTTTGTGGAAGAGTTGATTAGCTCTGAGGTTTATCGTCGCCGCTTCTATGCAGCCTATCCTACGGAGAAAGTGGCAGAATTCCTGCTACGTCATCTCCTTGGCCGCGCTCCGATGAGTGCTGATGAGTTGACAGCACTGAGCCAAACCATCACTCAGCAGAGTGTTGCGGCGGCGGCTAACTCGATCGTGAATGGAACAGAGTACGCCACCTATTTTGGTCTGGATACGGTTCCGTACAAGCGGTTCTAA
- the apcA gene encoding allophycocyanin subunit alpha has product MSIVTKAIVNADAEARYLSPGELDRIKAFVTSGESRLRIAQVLTESRERIIKQAGDALFQKRPDVVSPGGNAYGEEMTATCLRDMDYYLRLITYGVVAGDVTPIEEIGIVGVREMYKSLGTPIDAVAESVRAMKSVATSLMSADDAAEAGAYFDYVIGAMS; this is encoded by the coding sequence ATGAGCATTGTCACCAAGGCAATCGTTAATGCCGATGCTGAGGCTCGTTATCTCAGCCCCGGTGAACTCGATCGAATCAAAGCGTTTGTTACCTCTGGCGAAAGCCGTCTGCGGATTGCTCAGGTTCTGACCGAGTCCCGTGAGCGCATCATCAAGCAAGCAGGTGATGCACTGTTCCAAAAGCGTCCTGATGTTGTTTCTCCTGGTGGAAACGCATACGGCGAAGAAATGACTGCAACTTGTCTGCGCGACATGGACTACTACCTCCGTCTGATCACCTACGGTGTAGTTGCTGGTGACGTTACCCCTATTGAGGAAATCGGTATCGTTGGCGTTCGCGAAATGTACAAGTCCCTGGGAACTCCCATCGACGCAGTTGCTGAGAGCGTTCGCGCAATGAAGAGCGTTGCAACCTCTTTGATGTCTGCTGATGACGCTGCTGAAGCAGGTGCTTATTTCGACTACGTCATCGGTGCAATGAGCTAG
- a CDS encoding phycobilisome linker polypeptide: MRMFKVTACVPSQTRIRTQRELQNTYFTKLVPYDNWFREQQRIMKMGGRIVKVELATGKPGTNTGLA, from the coding sequence ATGCGAATGTTTAAGGTTACGGCTTGCGTCCCTAGCCAGACTCGGATTCGTACTCAGCGTGAGTTGCAGAATACCTACTTTACGAAGCTGGTTCCCTATGACAATTGGTTCCGTGAGCAGCAGCGCATCATGAAGATGGGCGGCAGGATTGTGAAGGTTGAGCTAGCCACTGGCAAGCCCGGAACAAACACAGGTCTGGCGTAA